A window of Nicotiana sylvestris chromosome 8, ASM39365v2, whole genome shotgun sequence genomic DNA:
ttcttttaattttgtttaacaATAAACTTACATACTTTCCTCCCTAGTTCTGGTGGGCGCACAGTCCAAGATAATGTGATTTCTTAGGATACAGTCCGATCTTCCAAATTTCAAGCATTTAATTTCTGCTGTGTTTTTTTTAAAGCTTTATCAGTAGGAAAAGTTTaatgaaaaaaaacagaaaaagaaaaagagaagagaacaaGAATATTTAAGGTGATAATTTCCAGATAATATTCAAGCTCGGAAAATTTTTTAACTACataataattgaaataaaatataaattttttaattATGATTAAGTAGTAATAAAAATTTATGTGGAAACATGTATTATTCAATTATCGATTAAGTAAATATTGAGtgcatttaaaaataaaaataaaaaacaatagTGTGGTACTCGAAAGCTATTAGTTCAACTAATTCAAACGTGCCACTTAGACTCATATAAGGAAGGATCGAAATTGAGATCCTTTTCAGTTCAATAAATACATTTTTTTAATATTCGGTTATAGATATCCTAGTTTCAATTAATTCGGATTTATGTGACACATGTTTATTCTGTAAAAATAAaatgggctagccagttttcggactggtcattcaaaaatagtcggtgtttgcaaagtcattaaaaaatagtcactattttgttgcaacacgaagttccaacataatatactagagatcaGTGCACCTCTGTacgaacttccagcatattatgctggaactataacacgcggaaagttccagtatattatgctggaccagtacattatactggagttccaataaattatactggagtatttttccggatttgaacagtgttttcgttcagaattatctttacatgaaaagtggctaaatttcgattacttctGAAActgtggttatttttgaatgaccacttgtaaatctgattATTTTAAAATTTCTTCCATCTATTCTAGAACAGTTTTCATTCTAGGCTCGAACGAGAAAATTgtgattaaaataaaaaaatcttattCATCTCATCATATCCTTTGGTGATGATTCTAAAAATACTTGGTCCAGGTCCacacttattttttatttttttggcttTTACTATTGTTTGCTACTTGTTGCTTTATCTCCACTGTTTCTTGAGCCGATGATCTATCGGAAACAATCTCTCTATCTTTAtaaggtagaggtaaggtctgcgtacacactaccctcctcagacgcCATTTATTGGATTACACTGGGTTCGTTGTTATTGTCGTTGTTGTTATTTTTCACCCGGTATCCTATATTCATATTGAGGCCCGATTAAATTCGATTTCACGACGAAAAATCTCACATTGGGGATAAAACGTTCCCGACAAAAGGAAtctggttttttttttctttccttttcctagCTTGAGAAGGCTTTGTAAAGGACAAATATACCCTTATTGAAAAAGTCCAAAATAGAAACTGAGAAGCAATTTCATATACTCGTTAGGCCAAGCAAAGGCAACTGTTTCTTAGTTGTATTCCTATGGCTTTTCCCTATGTTCCCTTCTCCGAAACCCCTCTATACCCTCCAATCTCTCCTATATATTATTCACAAACACACCCTTTTTCCCAAACAAAGCAAATCTTCTCTCAAATTCACTTCTAAGTTTCTCTTTAATATTACTTTCTTCAACAATGGCTACTTCAAGAAAATCCAACTTCAATGATCTTTTGCCACTTATGGCTGAAAAACTGGGTGGGGATGGTTTGATTGGTGAATTATGTAAAGGGTTTCAATTATTAATGGATAAGGATAAAGATGTCATTACATTTGAGAGTCTAAAAAAGAATTCTGCTTTGTTAGGGCTTCAAGATTTGAGTGATGATGATCTTAAGAGTATGCTAAAAGAAGGTGATTTTGATGGAGATGGAGCTCTTAATCAGATGgaattttgtgttttgatgtttAGATTGAGTCCTGAATTAATGGAACAATCTCAGTTTTTCTTAGAAGAAGCTCTTAACCAAGATTTTGACTTTTCATTCTAACTTTTGTCTTTATTTGACTCTTTGAGATTGTGACTTTGCATTGTAACTATTCAATTTTTTACTTCCTATAATGTAATACATTGCAAACATATATAGAGAAACAAGAATTAATGGCCATACTTTCTTGAATATTCATACTTGTAACTTAGAGTAATATAGTTGATATTTTGGGTAAATGTGCATTTGATTTGTGGATTTTATTTTCTGGTTTCAATAGGTAAAAATGGGAAAGATGAGAGTACTTTGGATTTTCCAAAATCTGGTGTACTAAATCGCATAATGATCTTCCGTTGATCACTTATTGGTTATTATTATGATCATTTTTATAAAGTGAGATATCCTAGAAAAATCATAGATCGCCTATGTATTATTAAGAGACTGCTCATATATTATTTATGATCGCCTAAGTGATCTCCGGTCGATCGCATATTATTGATTATCAGGattctattttattatttttataaagtgGGAGATCCTGTCGAAATCATAGATCGCTTATGTATTACTCAGAAAGCATCCATATATTATTTATGATCGTTAACACTCTATTTGGATCACTGTTCCCCATCGTTTtataatgtatcgtattgtaccgtattgtattgtatcgtatcgttttttgaatacaatgtttggatagattgtattgtttgctGTTGTTAAATAACATTTTGCTGTTTGGTTTGACTATATCATATTGTACTGTAACtgataagtttactaaaatatcctcaattgttttaaatatttaatttattaagaaTTACACATAAAAATTATTTAAGAAAACCCCTTTCTGCTAATTTATCACCAATTGTGTCTTATAtataaattaagcaattaaattCATGCAAATTCTATCGAAATTAGTTGAACAAGTTAAAAATAAGTACACTATATTCATAATTA
This region includes:
- the LOC104233489 gene encoding calcium-binding protein KRP1-like, producing MATSRKSNFNDLLPLMAEKLGGDGLIGELCKGFQLLMDKDKDVITFESLKKNSALLGLQDLSDDDLKSMLKEGDFDGDGALNQMEFCVLMFRLSPELMEQSQFFLEEALNQDFDFSF